The following are from one region of the Nicotiana tomentosiformis chromosome 7, ASM39032v3, whole genome shotgun sequence genome:
- the LOC104112653 gene encoding omega-3 fatty acid desaturase, endoplasmic reticulum — translation MGSLGISEIYDKNSFNEMEFEFDPSAPPPFRLAEIRNVIPKHCWVKDPLRSLSYVVRDVIFVATLIGIAIHLDSWLFYPLYWAIQGTMFWAIFVLGHDCGHGSFSDSQLLNNVVGHILHSAILVPYHGWRISHKTHHQNHGNVETDESWVPMPEKLYNKVGYSTKFLRYKIPFPLLAYPMYLMKRSPGKSGSHFNPYSDLFQPHERKYVVTSTLCWTVMAALLLYLCTAFGSLQMFKIYGAPYLIFVMWLDFVTYLHHHGYEKKLPWYRGKEWSYLRGGLTTVDRDYGLFNNIHHDIGTHVIHHLFPQIPHYHLREATKAAKPVLGKYYREPKKSGPIPFHLVKDLTRSMKQDHYVSDSGEIVFYQTDPHIFRSAPKDE, via the exons ATGGGGTCTCTGGGAATAAGTGAGATTTATGATAAGAACAGCTTTAACGAGATGGAGTTTGAATTCGACCCGAGTGCCCCTCCTCCGTTTAGGCTGGCTGAGATACGAAATGTCATCCCTAAGCATTGCTGGGTTAAAGATCCACTTAGGTCCTTGAGCTATGTTGTGAGGGACGTAATATTTGTTGCTACCTTGATTGGCATAGCAATTCACTTGGATAGTTGGTTATTTTACCCACTTTACTGGGCTATCCAAGGCACCATGTTTTGGGCAATCTTTGTTCTTGGACATGATTG tGGCCATGGCAGCTTTTCAGACAGCCAGTTGCTAAATAATGTGGTTGGTCACATACTTCATTCTGCCATTCTGGTACCCTACCATGGCTG GAGAATCAGCCATAAAACTCACCATCAGAACCATGGAAATGTGGAGACTGATGAGTCTTGGGTGCCG ATGCCTGAAAAGCTATACAACAAAGTGGGCTATTCAACCAAGTTCCTAAGATACAAGATCCCTTTTCCCTTGTTAGCATATCCAATGTACCTG ATGAAGAGAAGTCCAGGAAAATCTGGTTCTCATTTCAACCCATATAGTGATTTGTTCCAACCCCATGAGAGGAAGTATGTGGTAACATCAACTCTGTGCTGGACTGTCATGGCAGCTCTCCTCCTCTATCTCTGCACTGCCTTCGGTTCTCTCCAAATGTTTAAGATTTATGGCGCTCCTTACTTG ATTTTTGTAATGTGGCTGGATTTTGTTACCTACTTGCATCACCATGGTTATGAGAAGAAGCTTCCCTGGTACCGCGGCAAG GAATGGAGTTATCTTAGAGGAGGACTAACCACAGTTGATAGAGACTACGGATTGTTTAACAACATACATCATGACATTGGAACACATGTTATCCACCATCTATTTCCTCAGATACCACATTATCACTTGAGAGAAGCG ACCAAAGCAGCAAAGCCAGTACTTGGCAAGTATTACAGGGAACCCAAGAAATCAGGGCCAATTCCTTTTCACTTGGTTAAGGATTTAACAAGGAGCATGAAGCAGGATCATTATGTTAGCGATTCCGGGGAGATTGTTTTCTATCAGACCGATCCACACATCTTCCGATCTGCTCCAAAGGATGAATGA
- the LOC138895816 gene encoding uncharacterized protein → MVAPPNFEEGQSTYRPPRFNGQYYGWWKTRMHDFIMAEDSELWDVICDGPFVPIKNLGDPTVGTPKTRKEFNDADRKAIEKNFRAKKIFVCGIGPNEYNRILACQSAKVIWEALQTAHEGTTQVKQSKIDMLTTEYELFRMKNDESIQDMHTRFTSIINKLHSFGETIL, encoded by the coding sequence atggtTGCTCCTCCAAACTTCGAAGAAGGCCAGTCTACTTACAGACCACCTAGGTTCAATGGACAGTATTATGGATGGTGGAAAACTAGGATGCACGACTTCATTATGGCTGAAGATTCTGAGCTATGGGATGTCATATGTGACGGACCCTTTGTTCCCATCAAGAATCTTGGCGACCCAACTGTAGGCACTCCCAAGACGAGGAAGGAATTCAATGACGCTGATCGAAAGGCCATAGAAAAGAACTTTCGTGCAAAGAAAATTTTTGTTTGTGGCATTGGTCCTAATGAATATAACAGGATATTGGCATGCCAATCAGCAAAAGTAATCTGGGAGGCTCTTCAGACAGCTCACGAAGGAACAACACAGGTTAAGCAATCCAAGATCGACATGCTCACAACTGAATACGAGCTCTTCAGGATGAAAAATGATGAATCCATTCAAGATATGCATACTCGCTTCACCTCCATCATTAATAAGCTTCACTCTTTTGGTGAAACCATTCTATGA
- the LOC138895817 gene encoding uncharacterized protein — protein sequence MSLENVLIDAYHSLINDKDALTVELGEAEQTRDDLVIIVVGLKETIENLKKEKDALDEKITLIEHEKDDLMVIVVDLKETFECVRKEKEVLAERVANIEHERNDLLVVVVDLKETIGEPKIESRPENSQKGKEVSSEAYIKLESELNSVKSSLCSELKKSKQLHEELGRVKSDLEKSLKWTWSSDAITAM from the coding sequence atgtctttggaaaatgtgttaattgatgcttatcacagtcttataaatgataaagatGCTTTAACTGTGGAGTTAGGAGAAGCAGAACAAACTAGAGATGACTTAGTAATCATTGTTGTTGGTTTAAAGGAAACAATTGAGAACCTGAAGAAAGAGAAAGATGCTTTAGATGAAAAAATTACACTTATTGAACATGAAAAAGATGATCTAATGGTCATTGTGGTAGACCTAAAAGAGACCTTTGAGTgtgtaagaaaggaaaaagaagtctTAGCTGAGAGAGTTGCTAACATTGAGCATGAGAGAAATGACCTATTAGTAGTGGTAGTGGACTTGAAGGAAACAATTGGGGAACCTAAAATAGAGAGTAGGCCTGAAAATtctcaaaagggaaaggaagtttCAAGTGAGGCATACATTAAGCTTGAAAGTGAGTTAAATTCAGTGAAGTCTAGTCTGTGTTCTGAGCTTAAGAAAAGCAAACAACTTCATGAAGAACTAGGAAGAGTGAAGAGTGACcttgaaaaatcactcaagtggacctggtcctctgatgctaTCACTGCCATGTAG